Below is a window of Anaerolineales bacterium DNA.
CGGTCATCGACGCCGCCAATTGCCGCTACTTGATCAGCAAACACGAGATCGAGACCGGGATAGTTCCAGCCGTGACAAAGTCCGGCAAGCCGGCTGAGCCCAAGTGCGGCGCCTGTGCCAAGTTCTGCCCCACCGAGGCGATCGTCTGGGACCAACAGGAATGTGAGGAGGAAGTCGAAGTCGGGGCAGTCGTTCTGGCAACGGGGTACGACCTGATGCCGCAGGCCCGCTTGGGCGAGTACGGCGCAGGCCTGCTGCCCGATGTCGTGGATGGCTTGGGCTTCGAGCGCCTGTTGGCGGCCAGCGGCCCGACGGCTGGGCGCGTGCTGCGTCCCTCGGACGGCAAGGAGCCGCGGCGGGTGGTCTTCATCCAGTGCTGCGGCTCGCGCGATCCGGCCCGCGGCCAACCGCATTGCTCGAAGATCTGCTGCATGTACACCGCCAAACAAGCCATCCTGTACAAGCACCGCGTGCACGGCGGAGAGGCCACCGTCTTCTATATCGATGTCCGCGCGGCGGGCAAGGGATACGAGGAGTTCTTCCAGCGGGCACAGGTGAATGAGCAAGTCCGCTACATCCGGGGGAAGGTCAGCCGGGTGTACCCCGACGACGAACATCTCGTGGTCAAGGGAGCGGACACGCTTAGCCATCGCCCGGTGGAGGTCGCCGCCGACATGGTGGTGCTGGCGATGGCCGTTCAGCCGCGGCCCGAGACTCGACGGCTGGCGGAGATGCTGGGCCTGGCGACGGACGCCAGCGGATTCGTCTGCGGGCTGGATGAGGAACTGGCGCCGATTGAGACCTCCCAGCCTGGCGTCTTCGTCGCCGGAACCGCCCAGGGGCCGAAGGATATCCCGGAGACGGTTGCCCAGGGCAGCGCAGCCGCCGCCAAGGTGATCCAGCTGCTGCGCATCCAGAGCATGGTGACGGCATGAAACCGAGGTGGAAAGGCCGTCCGCAAGCCGGGCCAGGAGACGGGAGGTCGTCGGCGTGAGCCGGGTGGGGGTGTTCGTCTGCCACTGTGGGCACAACATTGCCGGCATCCTGGATGTGCCGGAGCTGGTGCGCGTGGCGAGCCTGCACGCTGAGGTCGCCTTCGCGGCCGACTACCGCTACATGTGCTCCGACCCGGGCCAGGATCTGATCCGCTCGGCCATAGCCGAGCACCATCTGGATGCCGTAGTGGTCGCGGCCTGTTCGCCGGCCATGCACGAGAGCACCTTCCGCAAAGCATGTGCCGCGGCCGGGGTGAACGCCTTTCGCTGCGAATCCGCCAACATCCGGGAACAGGTGTCCTGGGTGCATCAGAGCCGCCCGCAAGCCGCCACGGTCAAGGCGGCCGACATCATTGGTTCCGTGGTGGAGAAAGTCCGCCGCAATTCCAGCCTGGAGCCGATCCGGCTGCCTCTCTCCCGCCGCTGCCTGGTGATCGGCGGGGGGATCAGCGGCCTGCATGCTGCTCTCGACCTGGCCGATGCCGGCTACCCGGTGGTCCTGGTAGAGCGCCAGCCGTCGCTCGGCGGGAAAATGCGCCAGTTCAGCCGGAGCTACCTCAACCTGTCCGATGGCGAGCACCTGCTGCAGGAGCGCCTCCAGCGCGTTGAGGCGCACCCACAGATCCAGGTCCTCACCCGGGCGCAGGTCCGCGAGGTGGCCGGGTACGTTGGCAACTTCAAGGCGCGGGTAGTGCGTCAGGAGGCAGACGGCGAGGTGGACTTTGCCTTCGAGGTCGGTGCCATCGTGGTCGCCACTGGATGGGACTCGTATCCGCTGGGCAAGCTTGCGGACCTCGGAGGCGGCGTGCTGCCGGACGTGGTGGACACGCTGACGTTTGAGCGCATGCTGCTGCAACCCGAGGGTCCCCGCCGGCCGTCGGATGGCCGGGTGCCGCAGCAGGTGGTGTTCATCCAATGCGCCGGCTCGCGGAATGCTGAAGGCGGTGTTCCGTACTGCTCCAAGGTGTGCTGCATGGTCGTCGCCAAGCAGGCGCGGGCCTACCGGGAGCGGGTCCCGCAGGGCCGGGCCTGCGTCTTCTACACTGACATCCGCTCAGGCGGGAAAGGCTACGAGGAGTACGTTCAGCAGGCGGCGGAGGAGTTCGGGGTGCTGTACCTGCGTGGGCAAGTGCGCCGGGTTTACGAAGCGGATGGAAAGGTCAAGCTGCTGGGTGAGGACACGCTCACCGGCCTCTCGCTGGAGCTGACGCCTGACCTGGTGGTCCTGGCGACGCCGCTGGTCCCGTCCGAAGGTGCGCAGGCACTGGCTCAGGTGCTGCATATCAGCGCCGACGCGGCTGGATTCCTGAGCGAGGCGCATCCGAAACTTCGGCCGGTGGAAACGCTGACCGCCGGGGTCTTCCTGGCGGGATGCTGCCAGGGTCCCAAAGACATCCCCGAGTCGGTCGCCCAGGCCGGGGCAGCAGCCGCCAAGGTCATGCAGCTCTTCTCACAAGAGATGTTGTCGCAATCGCCCACGGTGGCCATCGTGGACGGTGAGCTTTGCGCAGGCTGCGGTGCATGCATCGAGGCTTGTCCATATGGGGCCCGATCCTTGAGCGCTGTGCGGCCGATCGCCGTAGTCAACCCTGCACTGTGCCAGGCCTGTGGCGCCTGCGCGGTAGTCTGTCCCAACAAGGCGACGGAAGTGGTCAACTGGGTTGCGGGCCAGATACTGGCCATGGTGGGCGAGGTCAGCTAGGCGATGGCGCTGCTGCAATCCGTGGAGCATCGGTCGCATCAGGAACTCCGCTTGTGCTACCAGTGCCACAAGTGCACGGCCGGCTGTCCCTCGGCGGCCGACATGCTCTTCGGACCGGATCGCCTGATCCGCCTGATCCAGTTGGGAGAGGATCAACGGGTGTTGGGGAGCCCGGACCTGTGGCTGTGCGCCGGCTGCGGAACCTGCGGCGCCCGGTGCCCGAATGGAATTGACATGGCGCCGGTGATGGACGCCCTGCGGGCGGCGGCGCTCAGCCGCGGCATTCGCCCCGGCGATCCTGGTGCGCTGGCGTTCCACCGCCTTTTCCTGGGGATCACCCGCAGGCTGGGGAGATCGCACGAAGCGACATTGCTCATCCTCTACAAGCTCCGTTCAGGGAATCTGTTTGCCGACATGGGCTCGGGGATCCGTCTGGTGGTGAAAGGCAAGGTGCCTCTGCTGCCGCACCGGATCGCCGGTTGGAGGCAGGTCGCAGGCGTGATGGAGATGCGCATGCCTCGATCGGCCGATCCGGCAGGCGAGGCGGCGGACGGGAGTGACCCGTGGAACTAGCCTACTACCCAGGCTGCAGTCTGCATTCCACCGGGCAGGAATTCGATCTCTCGGTGCGGGCAGTCTTCGAGCGCCTGGGCGTAGGCCTGACCGAGCTGGAGGACTGGTCGTGCTGCGGGGCGTCCTCGGCCCACGCCCTTGATCCTGACCTTGGGGTTCTTCTCCCGGCCCGCAACCTGGCGCTGGCGAATCGGACGGGTATGGACGTCCTGATGCCGTGCGCCGCCTGCTACAACCGCCACGCCGTCGCCGCCGCCCATCTGCGCGATGACCCGGACATGCGGGCCCGAGCGGACGTGTTGTTCGGCACATCGGCCTGGGACGAGTCCAAGGCACGGCCGGTTCTGGCCGTGCTGTGTCAGGATCTTCCACGACGAGACCTGCTGGCGAATGTGGTTCGACCGCTCAACGGGATGCCGGTGGTTTCGTACTACGGCTGTCTGCTTCTGCGGCCGGCAGGAATTCTGCAGTCCGAGGATCCCGAGCATCCAGTGATGATGGATGAGCTGCTCTCGGATCTGGGTGCTGAGCCGCGGCGCTGGTCGTATGCCAGCGAATGCTGTGGAGGCGGGTTGTCCCTCACCCGTCCTCCGACGGTGCGGCGGCTGGTACAGCGCCTGACGGGGGCCGCGCGTGAAGCGGGCGCGCAGGTGATCGTCACCAGCTGCCCGTTGTGCCAGGTCAATTTGGAGATGCGCCAGTCCGGTGAACGCATACCGGTGCTGTACGTCACGGAATTGGTTGCCACCGCCCTGGGCGTCAGCTCTCCGGGCTGGTGGAAGAAGCATCTGATCGATCCGGCGCCGGTGCTGCGCCGATACGCCTTGGCGGACTGAGCAATGGACCGACAACTTGACTCGGTGCTCTCGGGAATGACGAACGAAACCCAGGAAGAGACTGCGGTGGGGTCGACTCCTGTGGCAGGCGAGGGCATTGTGGGCGCCGCCCTGGTCGTCGGTGGGGGGATTGGGGGCATGCAAGCCGCCCTCGATCTGGCAGAGGCCGGCATCAAGGTCTACTTGGCTGAGAGCTCCCCGGCGATTGGCGGGACGATGGCCCAGCTCGACAAGACGTTCCCGACCAATGACTGCGCCATGTGCATTATGTCTCCCAAGCTGGTTGATGTCGGCCGGCACTTGAACATCGAAGTGCTGACCAACGCCGACCTCGACACTCTCCAGGGCGAGCCAGGCCGGTTTCAGGCCACGATCGTTCGTCGGCCCCGCTATGTCCGCCTCGATCGGTGCACTGGCTGCGGCGAGTGCACTGCGGCCTGCCCGATCGACCGGCCGGACGAGTTCAACTGGGGGCTGTCCGAGCGGAAGGCCGTCTACAAGCGCTACCCGCAGGCCATCCCCAATGCCTATTCCATCGAGAAGACCGGCGTGGCGCCCTGTCGGGATGCCTGCCCGATTCACCAGCGGGCGCAAGGGTATGTGGCCCTGGTCCACAAGGGCCGGTACGCCGAAGCCTATCGGACGATTCTCGAAGAGAACCCGTTCCCGTCGATCTGCGGCCGCATCTGCAACCACCGCTGTGAAGACGCCTGCTCGCGCGCGCAGGTCGACGCCCCGGTGAACCTGATGGCTCTCAAGCGGTTTGTCGCCGATTGGGCCTGGGAGCGGCGGCTGGAAGGCGACTCGCTGCGTCCACCTTCTTCGCCAAATGAGCCCTCCGGGCAGCGCGTGGCGATCGTGGGCTCCGGCCCCGCCGGACTGACCTGTGCCCAGGATCTCGTCCGTCACGGTCACGCTGTCACCGTGTTCGAAGCGCTTCCAGTGCCCGGTGGGATGATGCGGGTTGGCATCCCCTCTTTCCGTCTCGGGAAGGATGCGGTCCAGCGCGAAATCGAGGACATCCTGGCTCAGGGCGTCGACCTGCGGCTGAACCACCGCGTGCAGGATGTGGACGGCCTGTTGTCTGACGGCTTCCAGGCGGTCTTCCTGGCGTTGGGCGCTCACCGCGGTGTCCGACTGCCGATCCCAGGCGCCGACCTGCCTCAGGTCGACACGGCCACCGATTTTCTGCGCCAAGGTCGGCTGGAACTCGAAGGCGAGACCAATGCGGGGTGGGGCGAACGGATCCGGGGACGGCGGGTGCTGGTGCTGGGCGGCGGCAACGTCGCCATCGATGCCGCCATGACCGCCGTGCGCTTCGGCGCCGAATGGGTGGGCATGGCCTGCCTCGAAGACCGGCATCAAATGCCGGCCCACGCCTGGGAAGTGCGAGACGCCGAGGAAGAAGGCATTGCGCTGTTCCCGGCACGCACCTTCCATGCAATCACCTCAGCCGACGGTCGCGTTTCCGGGGTGGCATGCTCGCAGGTGTTCTTGCGCGGGTTTGTGGAGGGACGCCCGGACTTCGACCTGCTCCCGGGGACGGAGGAGCAGATTGCGGCTGACCTGGTGATATTCGCCATCGGCCAGCACCCCGACTCCGAGTGGTTGAAGGAAGCGGTGCCGCTCGCCCGCGGCCGCTACCCGGTGGCGGACCCCGAGACTCTGGCGACCGGCCGGCCTGGGGTTTTCGCCGGCGGGGATGGGGTTACCGGCACCAGCTTCGTGGTCGATGCCATTGCCGCCGGCCATCGCGCCGCAACTTCGATCGACCGCTATCTTCGAGGCGAACCTCTCCAACCCCCGGAACGGGTCAGGGATGTCGCCAGCGTGCCGAAGGAAGAAGCCCTGCGCAGGGCGCACAATACCCAGGCGGCGGCGCGCCAGGAGGGAGAGCGCTTGCCGGCGCAGGCCAGGCGATGCAGCCCGGAGGAGTTTTCCGCCGGACTGACCGAAGATCAGGCGCGGGCCGAGGCCGGGCGCTGCCTGGAATGCGGGGTGTGCTCGGAATGCCTGCAGTGCGCCTTCGTCTGCAAAGCGGAGGCGATTGACCACTTGCAGGTTGAGGAGCGCCAGACGCTGGACGTGGGGGCTGTCGTTCTCGCTCCTGGCCTGGAGCCGATCGACCCTGCGGTTCGGTCGGAGTTCGGCTACGGCATCTACCGCAATGTGGTCACCAGTCTGGAATTCGAACGCATGCTCAGTGCCTCCGGTCCGTGGGGAGGCGTGGTCAGCCGGCCGTCCGACGGCAGGCATCCCGAACGTGTCGCCTGGATCCAATGTGTCGGATCGCGCGAGACCTGCGGCGGGCAGGACTACTGCTCCTCCATCTGCTGCATGTACGCCACCAAGGAAGCGATCATAGCCCGCGAGCACGATGCCCGAATTCAGCCGTCGATCTTCTACATGGATATCCGGTCGTACGGCAAGGGCTTCGAAGACTATGTCGAACGCGCCGGGAGCGAGCAGGGCGTGCGCTACGTGCGCAGCCTGGTGTCATCGGTGAAGGAACACCCGGCGACCGGAGACTTGCGGCTGTCGTATGCTGTCTACCGGCCCGATGGTCGGCCTGAGCCCCGTGAGGAACTTTTCGATATGGTGGTTCTCTCCGTGGGTTTGAGGCCAAGCGCCGCCACACGCACCCTCATGGAGCGGCTGGGAATTGCGGCCGATGGCAACGGCTTCCCGGAGGGCGCGGCGGGCACGGGACGCACCTCCCGCCCAGGTGTGTTCGTCGCCGGCAGTCTGGCGGAGCCCAAGGACATCCCGGAGACGGTCGTCGAAGCAGGCTGCGTGGCGGCGATGGCTTCGGAGATCCTGGCGACGGCTCGCGGCACGCGCACTCGCCAGATCGAGTATCCGGCGGAGCGGGATATCTCAGACGAGTCGCCGCGGATCGGCGTCTTCGTGTGCCACTGCGGAATCAACATCGGCGGCGTGGTCGATGTGCCTCAGGTGGTT
It encodes the following:
- a CDS encoding CoB--CoM heterodisulfide reductase iron-sulfur subunit A family protein, whose amino-acid sequence is MTGDARSSALVIGAGIAGMQAALDIANSGYRAVLVESEPSIGGHMAQLSETFPTLDCSQCILTPRTVEVGKHENIDLRTYSRIEGIQRSPDGQAFRVRLVRKAAYIDWSKCTGCGVCQEKCPFKVPSEFECGVGVRKVVYTLSPQAVPNKPVIDAANCRYLISKHEIETGIVPAVTKSGKPAEPKCGACAKFCPTEAIVWDQQECEEEVEVGAVVLATGYDLMPQARLGEYGAGLLPDVVDGLGFERLLAASGPTAGRVLRPSDGKEPRRVVFIQCCGSRDPARGQPHCSKICCMYTAKQAILYKHRVHGGEATVFYIDVRAAGKGYEEFFQRAQVNEQVRYIRGKVSRVYPDDEHLVVKGADTLSHRPVEVAADMVVLAMAVQPRPETRRLAEMLGLATDASGFVCGLDEELAPIETSQPGVFVAGTAQGPKDIPETVAQGSAAAAKVIQLLRIQSMVTA
- a CDS encoding CoB--CoM heterodisulfide reductase iron-sulfur subunit A family protein yields the protein MSRVGVFVCHCGHNIAGILDVPELVRVASLHAEVAFAADYRYMCSDPGQDLIRSAIAEHHLDAVVVAACSPAMHESTFRKACAAAGVNAFRCESANIREQVSWVHQSRPQAATVKAADIIGSVVEKVRRNSSLEPIRLPLSRRCLVIGGGISGLHAALDLADAGYPVVLVERQPSLGGKMRQFSRSYLNLSDGEHLLQERLQRVEAHPQIQVLTRAQVREVAGYVGNFKARVVRQEADGEVDFAFEVGAIVVATGWDSYPLGKLADLGGGVLPDVVDTLTFERMLLQPEGPRRPSDGRVPQQVVFIQCAGSRNAEGGVPYCSKVCCMVVAKQARAYRERVPQGRACVFYTDIRSGGKGYEEYVQQAAEEFGVLYLRGQVRRVYEADGKVKLLGEDTLTGLSLELTPDLVVLATPLVPSEGAQALAQVLHISADAAGFLSEAHPKLRPVETLTAGVFLAGCCQGPKDIPESVAQAGAAAAKVMQLFSQEMLSQSPTVAIVDGELCAGCGACIEACPYGARSLSAVRPIAVVNPALCQACGACAVVCPNKATEVVNWVAGQILAMVGEVS
- a CDS encoding 4Fe-4S dicluster domain-containing protein, producing MALLQSVEHRSHQELRLCYQCHKCTAGCPSAADMLFGPDRLIRLIQLGEDQRVLGSPDLWLCAGCGTCGARCPNGIDMAPVMDALRAAALSRGIRPGDPGALAFHRLFLGITRRLGRSHEATLLILYKLRSGNLFADMGSGIRLVVKGKVPLLPHRIAGWRQVAGVMEMRMPRSADPAGEAADGSDPWN
- a CDS encoding CoB--CoM heterodisulfide reductase iron-sulfur subunit B family protein — encoded protein: MELAYYPGCSLHSTGQEFDLSVRAVFERLGVGLTELEDWSCCGASSAHALDPDLGVLLPARNLALANRTGMDVLMPCAACYNRHAVAAAHLRDDPDMRARADVLFGTSAWDESKARPVLAVLCQDLPRRDLLANVVRPLNGMPVVSYYGCLLLRPAGILQSEDPEHPVMMDELLSDLGAEPRRWSYASECCGGGLSLTRPPTVRRLVQRLTGAAREAGAQVIVTSCPLCQVNLEMRQSGERIPVLYVTELVATALGVSSPGWWKKHLIDPAPVLRRYALAD
- a CDS encoding FAD-dependent oxidoreductase gives rise to the protein MDRQLDSVLSGMTNETQEETAVGSTPVAGEGIVGAALVVGGGIGGMQAALDLAEAGIKVYLAESSPAIGGTMAQLDKTFPTNDCAMCIMSPKLVDVGRHLNIEVLTNADLDTLQGEPGRFQATIVRRPRYVRLDRCTGCGECTAACPIDRPDEFNWGLSERKAVYKRYPQAIPNAYSIEKTGVAPCRDACPIHQRAQGYVALVHKGRYAEAYRTILEENPFPSICGRICNHRCEDACSRAQVDAPVNLMALKRFVADWAWERRLEGDSLRPPSSPNEPSGQRVAIVGSGPAGLTCAQDLVRHGHAVTVFEALPVPGGMMRVGIPSFRLGKDAVQREIEDILAQGVDLRLNHRVQDVDGLLSDGFQAVFLALGAHRGVRLPIPGADLPQVDTATDFLRQGRLELEGETNAGWGERIRGRRVLVLGGGNVAIDAAMTAVRFGAEWVGMACLEDRHQMPAHAWEVRDAEEEGIALFPARTFHAITSADGRVSGVACSQVFLRGFVEGRPDFDLLPGTEEQIAADLVIFAIGQHPDSEWLKEAVPLARGRYPVADPETLATGRPGVFAGGDGVTGTSFVVDAIAAGHRAATSIDRYLRGEPLQPPERVRDVASVPKEEALRRAHNTQAAARQEGERLPAQARRCSPEEFSAGLTEDQARAEAGRCLECGVCSECLQCAFVCKAEAIDHLQVEERQTLDVGAVVLAPGLEPIDPAVRSEFGYGIYRNVVTSLEFERMLSASGPWGGVVSRPSDGRHPERVAWIQCVGSRETCGGQDYCSSICCMYATKEAIIAREHDARIQPSIFYMDIRSYGKGFEDYVERAGSEQGVRYVRSLVSSVKEHPATGDLRLSYAVYRPDGRPEPREELFDMVVLSVGLRPSAATRTLMERLGIAADGNGFPEGAAGTGRTSRPGVFVAGSLAEPKDIPETVVEAGCVAAMASEILATARGTRTRQIEYPAERDISDESPRIGVFVCHCGINIGGVVDVPQVVEATAALPDVVYAEGNLYTCSQDTQEKMARVIQEQGLNRVVVASCTPRTHEPLFQDTLRQAGLNPSLFEMANIREQDAWVHRAQPEQATCKAKELVAMAVTKARGLEPIVRGSVPVEPSALVIGGGLAGMTAALSIADQGYQVVIVEREDSLGGQLRHPKPPGRGLDPERLLHDTIEALQAHPRIDCHLGTTVEEVGGYVGQFRTRLRSADGAEQEIEHGAIVVATGAQAVETGDFGCGTLPGVITQQAMDAILANDCLPDEAAAALRDGVVMIQCVGSRQADRPYCSRVCCTQALHNAVRLKTLDPSTPVTILYRDLRSYGFRERVYRQARDLGVRFLQYAPEA